The following coding sequences lie in one Pseudomonas syringae CC1557 genomic window:
- a CDS encoding glycosyltransferase family 2 protein, with translation MASLRVACVIPTYNGRKDLERLLDSLATQTATFDTLIVDSSSSDGSLELAQARCANVMRIDSKDFNHGGTRQMMVDLHPDYDVYVYMTQDAYVEDINAIGNILLPFADPKVGAVCGRQLPHKDANLLAQHARLFNYPPTSQIKTLADAGTLGIKTPFMSNSFAAYRREALLAVGGFPRHVILSEDMYVTAKMLIDGWKVAYEGSAVCRHSHNYTLREEFCRYFDIGVFQSREAWIYETFGGIAGEGMRYVKSELAFIGPRRLLWWPMSFVRNALKLLAYKLSRQERRLPKGVKKKLGMYKRYWDSPYA, from the coding sequence ATGGCGTCATTGAGAGTGGCTTGTGTCATCCCGACTTACAACGGTCGCAAGGACCTGGAGCGCCTGCTGGATTCGCTGGCTACGCAAACCGCAACCTTCGATACCCTGATTGTCGATTCCAGTTCGTCAGACGGCTCGCTGGAGCTGGCTCAGGCCCGCTGCGCCAACGTCATGCGCATCGACAGCAAGGACTTCAACCACGGCGGCACCCGGCAGATGATGGTCGATCTGCATCCCGACTATGACGTCTACGTCTACATGACCCAGGATGCCTACGTCGAAGATATCAATGCGATTGGCAACATTCTGCTGCCGTTTGCCGACCCGAAAGTAGGTGCCGTCTGCGGCCGCCAGTTGCCGCACAAGGATGCCAATCTGCTGGCCCAGCATGCGCGGCTGTTCAATTATCCGCCGACCTCGCAGATCAAGACCCTGGCTGACGCTGGCACGCTGGGCATCAAGACGCCGTTCATGTCCAATTCCTTTGCGGCCTATCGTCGCGAGGCATTGCTGGCGGTTGGCGGTTTCCCTCGGCATGTGATCTTGTCCGAAGACATGTACGTCACCGCCAAAATGCTGATCGACGGCTGGAAAGTCGCTTATGAAGGCTCCGCTGTGTGCCGTCATTCACACAACTACACGTTGCGCGAAGAATTCTGCCGGTATTTCGACATCGGTGTGTTCCAGTCTCGCGAGGCGTGGATCTATGAGACCTTTGGCGGCATTGCAGGCGAGGGCATGCGCTACGTGAAGTCCGAACTGGCATTCATCGGCCCACGACGACTGCTTTGGTGGCCCATGTCGTTCGTGCGCAATGCACTCAAATTGCTGGCCTACAAACTGAGCAGGCAAGAGCGTCGCCTGCCCAAAGGCGTGAAGAAAAAGCTCGGTATGTACAAACGCTACTGGGACAGCCCTTACGCCTGA
- a CDS encoding YgdI/YgdR family lipoprotein: MKQRTLPAAFLLALSIASLAGCASPTVITMNDGREIQAVDTPKYDEDTGFYEFKQLDGKETRVNKDQVRTVKDL, translated from the coding sequence ATGAAACAACGGACCCTCCCCGCTGCCTTCCTGCTTGCATTGAGCATTGCCTCCCTCGCCGGTTGCGCATCGCCCACTGTGATCACCATGAACGATGGTCGTGAAATCCAGGCCGTCGACACTCCGAAGTACGATGAAGATACCGGTTTCTACGAGTTCAAACAGCTTGATGGCAAAGAAACCCGCGTCAACAAGGACCAGGTACGTACCGTCAAGGATCTGTGA
- a CDS encoding shikimate dehydrogenase, translated as MNQAETPSVLAGLIGSGIQASRTPAMHEREGDAQGLCYLYRLIDIDALQLDINALPRLLEGAQHCGFTGLNITFPCKQAVIPLLDELSDEARGIGAVNTVVFKDGKRIGHNTDCLGFAEGFQRGLDKAPRQQVVQMGAGGAGAAVAHALLSAGVQRLTVFEVEPQRAQGLVDNLNRHFGAGRAQVGLDLPAAMAEADGLVNTTPVGMAKLPGTPLPLELLRAELWVAEIIYFPLETELLRHARALGCRTLDGSTMAVFQAVKAFELFSGQSADAERMMAHFHTL; from the coding sequence ATGAATCAAGCTGAGACCCCCTCTGTGCTCGCCGGCCTGATCGGCTCAGGCATTCAAGCCTCGCGAACGCCTGCGATGCACGAGCGCGAAGGTGATGCACAAGGCCTGTGCTATCTGTATCGGCTGATCGATATTGACGCGCTGCAACTTGACATCAACGCCTTGCCCCGGCTGCTTGAGGGCGCGCAGCATTGCGGCTTTACCGGTCTGAACATTACCTTCCCCTGCAAGCAGGCGGTCATCCCGCTGCTGGACGAACTGTCCGATGAAGCGCGTGGCATCGGCGCTGTGAACACCGTGGTGTTCAAGGACGGAAAGCGCATTGGTCACAATACCGATTGCCTGGGTTTTGCCGAAGGTTTCCAGCGCGGTCTGGATAAGGCTCCGCGCCAGCAAGTGGTACAAATGGGTGCCGGGGGCGCAGGTGCAGCGGTGGCTCATGCGCTGTTGAGTGCGGGCGTGCAACGCTTGACGGTCTTCGAAGTGGAACCCCAACGCGCGCAAGGGCTGGTGGACAACCTGAACAGGCACTTCGGTGCCGGGCGCGCTCAGGTCGGTCTCGATCTGCCGGCTGCGATGGCTGAAGCCGATGGCCTGGTCAATACCACGCCGGTCGGCATGGCCAAACTGCCGGGCACGCCCTTGCCCCTCGAGTTGCTGCGTGCCGAGCTGTGGGTCGCCGAAATCATCTATTTCCCACTGGAAACCGAACTGCTCAGGCATGCCCGTGCGCTGGGCTGCAGGACGCTGGATGGCAGCACTATGGCGGTGTTCCAGGCGGTCAAGGCTTTTGAGCTGTTCAGTGGTCAGTCAGCCGATGCGGAGCGCATGATGGCGCACTTCCACACGCTTTAA
- a CDS encoding MFS transporter — MLNTQTNPVAHAGMGEKIRGALAVGKTRWGMLALVFFATTLNYIDRAALGVMQPILAKEMSWTAMDYANINFWFQVGYAVGFVLQGRFIDKVGVKRAFFLAVLLWSLATGAHGLATSAVGFMVCRFILGLTEAANYPACVKTTRLWFPAGERAVATGIFNAGTNVGAMLTPALLPLILTVWGWQAAFVAMGSLGLIWVIMWRLKYYNPEEHPTVSKTELDYINQEVEPEPVKVPFSGILKMRGTWAFALAYAITAPVFWFYLYWLPPFLNQQYNLGISVTQMGIPLILIWLTADFGSVGGGILSSWLIGRGMRATKARLVSMLIFAITICSVVFAANASGLWVAVLAISLAVGAHQAWTANIWSLVMDYTPKHMMSTVFGFGGMCAAIGGMFMTQIVGAVLTATNNNYNVLFTMIPAMYFIALIWLYFMAPRKVPTLSE, encoded by the coding sequence ATGCTCAATACCCAGACCAACCCTGTCGCCCATGCCGGGATGGGCGAAAAGATTCGCGGCGCTCTCGCCGTCGGCAAGACCCGCTGGGGCATGCTCGCTCTGGTGTTCTTCGCCACCACCCTGAACTACATCGACCGGGCGGCGCTCGGTGTCATGCAGCCGATTCTGGCCAAGGAAATGAGCTGGACGGCGATGGACTACGCCAACATCAACTTCTGGTTTCAGGTCGGGTACGCGGTGGGCTTCGTGCTGCAAGGCCGATTCATCGACAAGGTCGGCGTCAAGCGCGCGTTTTTCCTCGCCGTGCTGTTGTGGAGCCTGGCAACCGGCGCGCATGGCCTGGCGACATCTGCCGTCGGCTTCATGGTCTGCCGCTTTATTCTGGGCCTGACCGAGGCCGCCAACTACCCGGCTTGCGTGAAAACAACCCGCCTGTGGTTCCCGGCCGGTGAGCGTGCAGTCGCGACCGGCATTTTCAATGCCGGCACCAACGTCGGAGCCATGCTGACTCCCGCACTGTTGCCGCTGATCCTGACCGTGTGGGGCTGGCAGGCAGCATTCGTGGCGATGGGGTCGCTGGGGCTGATCTGGGTGATCATGTGGCGTTTGAAGTACTACAACCCGGAAGAGCATCCGACCGTTAGCAAGACCGAGTTGGACTACATCAATCAGGAGGTCGAGCCTGAGCCGGTCAAGGTGCCCTTCTCCGGCATTCTGAAGATGCGCGGCACCTGGGCGTTCGCCTTGGCGTATGCGATTACTGCGCCGGTGTTCTGGTTTTACCTGTACTGGCTGCCGCCGTTTCTAAATCAGCAATACAACCTGGGGATCAGCGTGACGCAGATGGGTATCCCACTGATTCTGATCTGGCTAACCGCCGACTTCGGTAGCGTGGGTGGCGGCATCCTGTCGTCCTGGCTGATCGGGCGTGGCATGCGTGCAACCAAAGCGCGCCTGGTATCGATGCTGATTTTCGCGATCACGATCTGCAGCGTGGTATTCGCCGCCAACGCCAGCGGCCTGTGGGTGGCAGTGCTGGCCATCTCGCTGGCCGTCGGTGCGCATCAAGCCTGGACCGCCAACATCTGGAGCCTGGTGATGGACTACACGCCCAAGCACATGATGAGCACTGTGTTCGGCTTTGGCGGGATGTGCGCGGCCATCGGCGGCATGTTCATGACGCAGATCGTCGGCGCTGTGCTGACCGCGACCAACAACAACTACAACGTGCTGTTCACCATGATTCCGGCGATGTATTTCATCGCACTGATCTGGCTGTACTTCATGGCCCCGCGCAAGGTTCCGACGCTCAGCGAGTAA
- a CDS encoding TetR/AcrR family transcriptional regulator: MKTTDDSVDTLPAAVASKGRKNNPEKTREDILQAAVAEFVAHGLTGARVDAIAERTKTSKRMIYYYFGSKEQLYVEVLEKLYGDIRKTESGLNLGELEPVEAIQRVVEFTFDHHDNNVDFVRIVCIENIHNGENVKRSDTIQAQSQTVIRALDGILRRGEASGLFRDGVHAVDLHLMISSFCFYRISNRHTFSEIFQIQLWSEEVRQRHKAMICDAVLRYLKL, translated from the coding sequence ATGAAAACAACTGACGATTCCGTTGATACCCTGCCTGCTGCTGTCGCATCGAAGGGGCGCAAGAACAATCCGGAGAAAACCCGCGAAGACATTCTTCAGGCGGCCGTCGCCGAATTCGTTGCGCACGGATTGACCGGCGCTCGCGTCGACGCCATTGCCGAGCGCACCAAAACCTCGAAACGGATGATCTATTACTACTTCGGCAGCAAGGAGCAGTTGTACGTCGAGGTGCTGGAAAAGCTCTACGGCGATATTCGCAAAACCGAAAGCGGCCTGAATCTGGGCGAGCTGGAGCCGGTCGAAGCGATTCAGCGGGTGGTGGAGTTCACGTTCGATCACCACGACAACAACGTCGATTTCGTGCGCATCGTGTGCATCGAGAACATTCATAACGGCGAGAACGTCAAAAGGTCCGACACGATTCAGGCCCAGAGCCAGACCGTCATCAGGGCACTTGATGGCATCCTGCGTCGCGGTGAAGCCAGCGGCCTGTTCCGTGACGGCGTGCATGCGGTGGACCTGCACCTGATGATCAGCTCGTTCTGTTTCTACCGGATTTCCAACCGCCACACGTTCAGCGAGATTTTCCAGATCCAGCTGTGGAGCGAGGAGGTCAGACAGCGTCACAAGGCGATGATCTGCGACGCTGTACTGCGCTATCTCAAGCTCTGA
- the moaB gene encoding molybdenum cofactor biosynthesis protein B: protein MKAKADTPFVPLNIAVLTVSDTRTRETDTSGQMFVDRLTEAGHGLIERVLLKDDLYKIRAQVATWIADDQVQVVLITGGTGFTGRDSTPEAVGCLLDKQVDGFGELFRQISVPDIGTSTIQSRALAGLSNGTLVCCLPGSTNAVRTGWDGILAEQLDSRFRPCNFVPHLKQAEPCATRG from the coding sequence ATGAAAGCCAAGGCTGACACACCTTTCGTACCCCTGAATATTGCTGTATTGACCGTCAGCGATACCCGCACCCGCGAAACCGATACCTCGGGCCAGATGTTCGTCGACCGCCTGACCGAAGCCGGTCACGGCCTGATCGAGCGCGTGCTGCTCAAGGATGACCTGTACAAGATCCGCGCTCAGGTGGCGACCTGGATTGCCGACGATCAAGTGCAAGTCGTGTTGATCACTGGCGGGACCGGCTTCACTGGCCGTGACAGCACGCCTGAAGCCGTGGGCTGCCTGCTGGACAAACAGGTTGATGGTTTCGGCGAACTGTTCCGGCAGATTTCTGTGCCTGACATCGGCACGTCGACCATCCAGTCCCGCGCGCTGGCCGGGCTGTCCAACGGTACGCTGGTCTGCTGCCTGCCGGGCTCGACCAATGCTGTGCGCACCGGCTGGGACGGGATTCTCGCCGAGCAACTGGATTCGCGGTTCAGACCTTGCAACTTCGTGCCGCACCTCAAGCAGGCCGAACCCTGCGCGACCCGTGGTTGA
- a CDS encoding pseudouridine synthase gives MTDPAFSAAQQQASTLYLPPGSWTTVLDCLCAKFSAISREQWLDRIARGRVLDAEGRTVSPDLAYREGLKIHYFREVPNETPIPVVETILYADEHLVVADKPHFLPVTPAGEYVEQTLLRRLIHRLDNPDLVPLHRIDRHTAGLVLFSANRQTRSAYQTLFPTRRIDKFYEAIAPALPRLEFPRLHESRLVEGDPFFRMQEGPGAANTQTRIEVLERQAQLWRYGLYPVTGKKHQLRVHMAALGAAICNDPFYPDALKDPIDDYQNPLKLLAKGLRFVDPLSGEQRQFESLLKLDW, from the coding sequence ATGACCGATCCCGCTTTCAGCGCAGCCCAGCAACAAGCCAGCACTCTGTATCTGCCACCAGGTTCCTGGACGACTGTGCTCGATTGTCTGTGCGCGAAATTTTCGGCGATCAGTCGTGAACAGTGGCTGGATCGTATCGCCCGCGGGCGCGTTCTGGATGCCGAGGGCAGAACGGTGTCGCCCGACCTGGCGTACCGCGAAGGGCTGAAGATCCACTACTTTCGTGAAGTGCCCAACGAAACGCCGATCCCGGTAGTAGAGACGATCCTGTATGCCGACGAGCATCTGGTGGTCGCCGACAAACCGCATTTTCTGCCCGTCACCCCCGCAGGCGAGTATGTCGAGCAGACGCTGCTACGCCGCCTGATTCATCGTCTGGACAATCCCGACCTGGTGCCGCTGCATCGTATCGATCGGCATACCGCCGGGCTGGTGCTGTTTTCCGCCAACCGCCAGACGCGTTCGGCCTACCAGACGCTGTTCCCGACCCGGCGCATCGACAAGTTCTACGAGGCAATCGCGCCCGCGCTGCCGAGGCTGGAGTTTCCGCGTCTGCACGAAAGTCGTCTGGTCGAGGGCGATCCGTTCTTTCGTATGCAGGAAGGGCCGGGAGCCGCCAACACGCAGACGCGCATCGAAGTGCTGGAGCGGCAAGCGCAGCTATGGCGTTACGGCTTGTACCCGGTGACTGGCAAGAAACATCAGCTACGCGTACACATGGCCGCACTGGGCGCTGCCATCTGCAATGATCCGTTCTATCCCGACGCGTTGAAGGACCCGATAGACGACTATCAGAACCCGCTGAAACTGTTGGCCAAAGGCTTGCGGTTTGTGGATCCGCTAAGCGGCGAGCAGCGTCAGTTCGAGAGCCTGTTGAAGCTGGACTGGTAG
- the quiC gene encoding 3-dehydroshikimate dehydratase QuiC: MQRSIATVSLSGTLPEKLEAIAAAGFDGVEIFENDLLYYDGSPRNVRQICADLGIAITLFQPFRDFEGCRRDRLQRNVDRAERKFDLMQELGTDLVLVCSNASADSVGDENILLDDLSLLAERAGARNLRVGYEALAWGKHVNTWQQVWNLVRQVDHPALGVLLDSFHTLSLKGDPSAIAQIPGDKIFFVQMADAPILAMDVLEWSRHFRCFPGQGEFDLAGFLAPILRSGYTGPLSLEVFNDGFRAAPTRANAADGLRSLLYLEEKTRQLLARDEPAAVPEILFNPPPASSYNGVEFLEFAVDESHGARLSGWLQRLGFAKLGQHRSKAVSLLGQGDIKIVLNAEPYSFAHSFFESHGPSLCATALRVDNGHQSLERARAFKGQPYRGLVGPNEREIPSVRAPDGSLIYLVDQALPGNSIYDSDFVVDPQAVAKGGLQRIDHMAMALPADSLDSWVLFYKSILDFEADDEVVLPDPYGLVKSRALRSRCSTVRLPLNISENRNTAISYALSSYRGSGVHHIAFSCEDIFAEVSRAKEAGVPLLDIPLNYYDDLAARFDFDDEFLSELAYYNVLYDRDAQGGELFHVYTDAFDGRFFFEILQRKNDYVGYGAANVPVRLAAMAKARNVVARQTRL; the protein is encoded by the coding sequence ATGCAGCGTTCAATTGCTACCGTTTCCTTAAGCGGTACTCTGCCGGAAAAGCTCGAAGCCATCGCCGCAGCCGGCTTTGACGGCGTCGAGATTTTTGAAAACGACTTGTTGTATTACGACGGCAGCCCCCGCAACGTCAGGCAGATATGCGCCGACCTGGGTATTGCCATCACGCTGTTCCAGCCGTTCCGCGATTTTGAAGGCTGCCGTCGTGATCGACTGCAACGCAACGTGGACCGTGCAGAACGCAAATTCGACCTGATGCAGGAACTGGGCACCGATCTGGTTCTGGTCTGCAGCAACGCGTCTGCCGATTCGGTGGGCGACGAAAACATTCTTCTCGATGACCTGAGCCTGCTGGCCGAGCGTGCCGGTGCCCGCAACCTGCGGGTCGGTTACGAGGCGCTGGCCTGGGGCAAGCACGTGAACACCTGGCAACAGGTCTGGAATCTGGTACGCCAGGTCGATCATCCGGCACTGGGCGTGCTGCTCGACAGCTTCCATACGCTGTCATTGAAGGGTGACCCGAGCGCGATTGCGCAGATCCCCGGCGACAAGATTTTCTTTGTACAGATGGCCGACGCGCCGATTCTGGCGATGGACGTGCTGGAGTGGAGTCGACATTTCCGCTGCTTCCCCGGCCAGGGCGAGTTCGATCTTGCCGGTTTCCTCGCGCCGATCCTGCGCAGCGGCTACACCGGCCCGTTGTCGCTGGAAGTGTTCAACGACGGTTTCCGTGCCGCACCGACGCGCGCCAATGCTGCTGACGGTTTGCGCTCGCTGCTGTATCTGGAAGAAAAAACTCGCCAGTTGCTGGCGCGTGACGAACCCGCTGCGGTTCCCGAGATTCTGTTCAATCCGCCGCCTGCCAGCAGTTACAACGGTGTCGAGTTCCTTGAGTTCGCAGTGGATGAAAGCCATGGCGCTCGCCTGTCGGGCTGGCTGCAACGGCTGGGGTTCGCCAAGCTGGGTCAGCACCGCTCCAAGGCCGTCAGCCTGTTGGGGCAGGGTGATATCAAGATCGTGCTGAATGCCGAGCCGTATTCCTTTGCGCACAGCTTTTTCGAGTCGCACGGGCCGTCGTTATGTGCCACCGCCTTGCGGGTCGATAACGGCCATCAGTCACTGGAGCGCGCGCGGGCGTTCAAGGGCCAGCCCTATCGCGGGCTGGTGGGCCCAAACGAAAGGGAAATCCCTTCGGTGCGTGCGCCGGACGGCAGCCTGATTTATCTGGTCGATCAGGCGCTGCCAGGTAATTCGATCTACGACAGCGACTTTGTCGTGGATCCGCAGGCGGTCGCCAAAGGGGGGCTGCAGCGTATCGACCACATGGCCATGGCGCTGCCGGCCGACAGCCTGGACAGCTGGGTGCTGTTCTACAAGAGCATCCTGGATTTTGAAGCCGATGACGAAGTGGTGTTGCCCGACCCTTACGGGCTAGTGAAAAGCCGCGCGCTGCGCAGCCGTTGTAGCACCGTGCGTTTGCCGCTGAACATTTCCGAGAACCGCAACACGGCCATTTCCTATGCGCTGTCGAGTTATCGCGGTTCCGGCGTTCACCACATCGCGTTCTCCTGCGAAGACATCTTTGCCGAAGTCAGCCGCGCCAAGGAGGCAGGTGTGCCATTGCTGGACATCCCACTCAATTATTACGACGATTTGGCGGCACGCTTCGATTTCGACGACGAGTTTCTCAGCGAACTGGCCTACTACAACGTGTTGTATGACCGCGACGCGCAAGGCGGCGAGCTGTTTCATGTGTACACCGACGCGTTCGACGGGAGGTTCTTCTTCGAGATTCTGCAACGCAAGAATGACTACGTAGGTTACGGCGCTGCCAACGTACCGGTGCGTTTGGCGGCCATGGCCAAGGCGCGCAACGTTGTAGCACGCCAGACCCGGCTCTGA
- the mobA gene encoding molybdenum cofactor guanylyltransferase MobA, translating into MNVRTALPPCSILLLAGGRGQRMGGRDKGLIEWQGKALIEHLHRLTRPLTDDLIISCNRNIERYAQYADQLVQDDDTEFNGPLAGIRAALPLARHRWLLVLPCDVPLVDEPLLQALREKALEHPQRPIMVREGQHWQPLLCMIPVAHAATLEAAWQAGERSPRRAMESLQPVALQLETDDPRLANLNTPCLLAGINENLGK; encoded by the coding sequence ATGAATGTCCGTACCGCCTTGCCGCCCTGCTCGATCCTGCTGCTGGCCGGAGGTCGCGGGCAACGCATGGGCGGGCGCGACAAGGGCTTGATCGAGTGGCAGGGCAAGGCCCTCATCGAGCACCTGCATCGTTTGACCCGGCCACTGACTGACGACCTGATCATCTCCTGTAACCGCAATATCGAGCGCTATGCGCAGTATGCCGATCAACTGGTTCAGGATGACGACACCGAGTTCAATGGCCCTCTGGCCGGAATCCGTGCCGCGCTGCCACTGGCACGCCATCGCTGGCTGCTGGTTCTGCCCTGTGACGTGCCGCTGGTCGATGAGCCTCTGCTGCAGGCACTCCGCGAAAAGGCCCTCGAACATCCTCAACGCCCGATCATGGTGCGCGAAGGTCAGCACTGGCAGCCGCTTTTATGTATGATCCCGGTCGCTCATGCCGCAACGCTGGAAGCCGCCTGGCAGGCAGGCGAACGCAGTCCGCGGCGGGCCATGGAGTCACTGCAACCGGTGGCCCTGCAACTGGAAACCGATGACCCACGGCTGGCCAACCTGAACACACCCTGTCTGTTGGCAGGGATCAATGAAAATCTCGGCAAGTGA
- a CDS encoding molybdopterin molybdotransferase MoeA: MSNEPKALLPVEEAIARLLAMADATRITDCQRVSLAAAEGRVLAVDLVSTLDLPPWPNSAMDGYALRMADWTGEPLTVSQRIFAGQAPEPLVPGTCARIFTGAPMPEGADCVEMQENADVLADQRVRFSEPLNVGQNIRPQGQETRVGDTVLAAGTRLGPIELGLTASLGLAELDVIRRVRVAVLSTGDELIEPGQPLGPGQIYNSNRVLLCAWLKRLQCEVIDAGILPDDLAQTRAALANLHDVDLILSTGGVSVGEADFLGHALREDGELALWKLAIKPGKPLTCGHFRGVPVIGLPGNPASTLVTFALLARAYLLRRQGVLDVAPLQFPVPAGFVWTRPGNRREYLRGRLEQGKAVIYRNQSSGVLRSAAWADGLIEVREGTTVAEGDWVNFIPLSEVLG, from the coding sequence ATGAGTAACGAGCCAAAAGCCTTGCTGCCGGTTGAAGAGGCCATCGCCCGATTGCTGGCGATGGCTGATGCGACCCGTATCACCGATTGCCAGCGGGTCTCGCTGGCCGCTGCCGAAGGCCGGGTGCTGGCAGTGGACCTCGTTTCCACGCTGGATTTGCCGCCGTGGCCGAACAGCGCCATGGACGGTTATGCCTTGCGTATGGCGGACTGGACCGGTGAGCCGTTGACCGTCAGCCAGCGCATTTTTGCCGGTCAGGCACCCGAGCCGCTGGTTCCAGGCACCTGTGCGCGGATCTTCACCGGCGCGCCGATGCCCGAGGGCGCCGACTGCGTCGAGATGCAGGAAAACGCCGACGTGCTGGCTGATCAGCGGGTACGCTTCAGCGAACCACTCAACGTCGGCCAGAACATTCGTCCCCAAGGCCAGGAAACCCGTGTCGGTGATACCGTATTAGCGGCCGGTACACGGCTCGGGCCTATCGAGCTGGGCCTGACAGCGTCACTGGGCCTCGCCGAACTGGACGTGATTCGTCGCGTTCGGGTGGCGGTGCTCTCTACCGGTGATGAGCTGATCGAGCCCGGTCAGCCGCTGGGTCCGGGGCAGATCTACAACAGTAACCGGGTATTGTTGTGCGCCTGGCTGAAACGCCTGCAATGCGAGGTGATCGATGCGGGCATCCTGCCGGATGATCTGGCGCAGACGCGTGCTGCGCTGGCGAACCTGCACGATGTCGATCTGATTCTCTCCACGGGTGGCGTTTCAGTGGGCGAGGCCGACTTTCTCGGCCACGCGTTGCGCGAAGACGGCGAACTGGCACTCTGGAAACTGGCGATTAAACCCGGAAAACCGCTGACCTGCGGGCATTTCCGGGGCGTGCCGGTTATTGGTCTGCCCGGTAATCCAGCGTCGACGCTGGTCACCTTTGCCTTGTTGGCTCGCGCTTATCTGCTGCGTCGGCAGGGTGTGCTTGACGTTGCGCCGTTGCAGTTTCCGGTGCCGGCCGGGTTTGTCTGGACACGTCCCGGCAATCGTCGCGAGTACTTGCGGGGTCGTCTGGAGCAGGGCAAGGCGGTGATCTACCGCAATCAAAGCTCTGGTGTGCTGCGCAGTGCGGCCTGGGCCGATGGACTGATCGAGGTGCGCGAAGGCACAACCGTCGCCGAGGGTGACTGGGTCAATTTCATTCCGCTGAGTGAAGTGCTCGGCTGA